The region TTAAGTTTATCCAGCAAGAAGCTAAACCTGCTTCCTGTAAGATTGATGTGACTCTGAATGAACCCCAAACGAGGAAGGTGAAGTcctgtgtgagacagagaccGCTGAAAGCTGCAGTGTGCCCCTCTGCTCCTTCCACTCAGCCACTCAAAGCCCAACAGCAAAACAGGCCCCAGCTGACACGCTCCAGCCCCATAGAACAGAATGGAGACAGGCATCTGGAGGATGTGGTGTGCCGAGGTACCCAAGCTCCCCTGTGCAGCAAACCTGCCCCTCCTTTACTTTCGGCCCGATTTAAAGCTCAGGCCGCACGTGGTGGGGAGGCAACACGCCAAAACCCCAGCATGCTCCAGCAGGAGACGGGCATGAGGCGCATGAGGCTGAGGAGAGCACAATGCCTAGAAGAGGATCAGTGCAATTCAAACACGTCAACAGGGGGATTATCTGCAGATGAAGGCAGGCTGGCCCAAAGTGTCCAAGGCAAAGGGCAGCGGGCAGAGAGGGCTTTGAGAGGGCAGCCGCACGCTGGAAAAAGCATCCAGGGGCCTCCTGCAGCCTCTTGGGAGTATGGAAGCATCAGGAAGAGCCATCAGGATGACTGCAGTCAGCTATCTGCTGGATGCACTCTGAACCGGCAGTCGGCTGAAGTTGGAAGCAGTGCACATGCACTTGATGGTGTAAAGACAAGTGCTTCTAACTGgagattaaagaggaaaaaacccTTGATCACAAAGCACAACAATGCAGTCCCTGTGGAACGCCTCCAACTGTAATTAAACTTGAAATTTCACTTTTGCAGCTTGGGGCTCTTAAAGATGCACTTGTATCATGTGGAGCTCCAGCAGAAACAGCTAATCTATAGTCTAATAAACAGTGTTATGAAGGAAACGTGAAGCAAATAATGTAAACTGAGCACCAAATGCATTCTAAAGCGGTGCCATTACAAATTGCTTTAGAGAACTAGTCCTTTTTATGAGCCCAGATATCTCACATCTACAaaactggttttgttttttctagttATACATGACAAAATGAGCAAATAAAGCAAGGTTCAGAAAGTAATTCCcaggagtttttcttttaaaaataacctTCTCCTCGCAAagcactgtatatatacaccatgcAGCCACAACAATAAAGCCAGTAACTAGTTTTATtattgtggctgatgggtgCAAATCTAATAGATCTGCTAGTTAACAAAAAGACAATAAGTAAAGCCAGAAAAACTCTTTGTAAcgtagttgtaagcagatataagtgtttattaatgtatctATCAACAACCATAACTCCTCCTGGACGCCCAGAAGTGGAGGCAGCTGTATGAACAGATAGTGAATGACAATACAGCAAAACACagttaataatataaaacacagtgGAGACCCATTTCCCATTGACATGACTGGGAAAGTGTATCCCCTCACGGGAGAAGTTACAAacttacaaaacaaacacttaaaatggCCTtgtatctgcttacaactactTGTGTTATAAAATATTGATCAACTATTTGTATACTGCTTAAATACTAAAAGGGGGAACGTAAAATGTTAGTTCTTCTTTTCCGtgttaaatgaaatatatatatatatatataaatatatatatatatatatatatatataaacagcaTCTGTGGGTCTCTGTAAGTAATATTATAGAGTAGATTCTATACCtgcactaaatgaaaagtgccctgagataatttCCGTTAGGATTTGACgctaaataaaattgacttgacttcaCTTAACTATTGTTGGCATCAAGCCAGAATGATCTCAAGTTCATTAATGGTCCAGTGGGCTTTTTTATTGTGCTcccaaaatagaaaataaataaatatatgaacagtgtgtcataaaaaaatatatgccAGGTCGCGCTGAGTTATGAACTGTCCCATTTCCAAAATCTATTCCCCGGATCAGAGTATGCACTCATTCAATTAGGTGAGGCGGGCACAGCACAAAGCTAGGTTTCTGGCACAAAACATGAAGAGTTAGAGCACTATAGTTGATCCATGGTAATGAAAGCACAAAAATGCCtcatagaaaaaatattttttgtggcTTTCGGGATTAAATTAAAGGATGTTTACTGATTAACCAGTAGTCAATAGACATCCTTATATGATGAAGACCCACCTGTTCTACCTGCTCAACGTCCCGTGTTCATTTCTCCCAATTTTTGGATATAACTTCAATAATAAAAGAGGTAACCAAACCATTCACTCTCCCCTAATAGatctatttttaatgtttctgcttttctaATTTAAAACATGACTTCCAGCTCTCAGCCGGAGAGCTGTTCAAAAAGTAGGAGCTgcgtttttgttgttgtttgatgGTCCTCTAATGCTCTGCACTCTGGAAGATTTGGGTGGTGCTCAAAGTCCTCCATGAATGATGCTTGAACTGACCTTTGGTCATTAGCCAGACAGGTAGGCTTATGATCCCGCTTTCTGTGGTCTTACCTGgttcattcatcattcatttatctTTGTCAAATCAGTTTCCACATTATATGACTTATATGTCTGCAGATCATGTGTAAGTCATGTGAgaacacatttctgtgttttgcctTGTTGTGGAGGactatctttctttcttcagtgCTTTTTGCTTACTTTACTAAACTTCgctgaagaggaaaaaacatgttaaaaagtgagtttcccctctgtctttcactcAGGGGAATCTGACCAGAAAACAGGCTGAGCGCTGTGAGATCCTACGGAGCCAAAATTGCCGAGATATAGCCTCTGTTCCACTGGGCTTTGTGTCACAGTTTACTGTTTagagggggtttttttttttggttttttttttttttggacggATAAAAACATGGGGTTTTCTGTTGATTATCATGGTTAAAGGAATAGCATCGAAGCCAAGAAGCGTATTTTTTATGCGTGTTTGGTTTGATAAGTTTTTTATGGATGTTGcgacatgtttttttctttatttttctttggccTTGATCCTGGGTCATTACTGGAGCTAACTTTTTTGAATTCAAACTGACAAAAGTCTGTAGCTTCCTCCTTCACGTACTTTTGTCAGTTTGCATTcacaaaagttacaaagtgctccAGTAATGTCCCAGGCTCAAggccaaagaaaaataaagaaaaaacacattgaaacaTCCATAGAAAACTTGTCAAACCAAACTTGCATAAAAAATATGCTTCTTGGCTTTGATAAGGTTAATTCACAATTCCGAAGAGTAGTTGGGGCTCGAGCCTCAGGCAGAGATGAGGAACAgtctacagaggtctggtaaactcacttaCTCAGTCCACATCCCcagatgattttcattttcaaacttgtagtgtTCAATTGACTCAAATGACATCACTTGAGtcaatttatcagacttcacacagttCCCTCTACAGTCACAAAAGGCTTTATGCAACTTTTTACATATCCTGTGGcactccccaacacctgtaaacagactttgatgtgtaaaatcattgAAGTCCTCCTTTAAGTGtggtcatttgatccattgttaaaataaaaacgttGATTAGTACAACTTTAAAACTCATTTGTTCCTCTGTGGTCCAACTCATAGGAGAAAAATCCCCACAAGTTTAGGAGTGCAAGTCTACAGGCAATCAGTCACTGCTTTGAATTTGCCATTACCAACAACTCTTCAAAACCGTGTTGGTGTTGTAAGAACAGCGCCCCTAAGCTGTTTTGTCCTGTAAAGCAGTGCAGCCAATTTCACACCAAGACGAGTGGGAGGCATCTGGGAGTAGAGATtatgaaacaatttttttttgtttttgttttgttttttaagaataaTTATACTAacgtttaaaaatgaatgtggcTGTTACTGTGGTGTTTTGAAAAGTTTCAACCTAAGATCTGTctttaacaaatgaaaatatctgtTCTGCTccaacactaacacacacattactattttgaatatattttagaGGGATAGCCTCTTTCTGATGTGGGAGGTTGAAAGCTGGAAGTCTGTCAGATGACATGGATTTCTCCAACCCTACACGGTGCCCGCAGCCTCTTGCTCAACCTACATGCTGGTCACCTCTTTAGCCCTCTCACATAAGGCGACAGACGGTTCCTCACACTGACACCATCACTCATAACGTGCATCTGCCCCGAATCATCAGCCCACTTCCCATCCACTTCACACTGAGCCTATACATAGCCTGGCCTGCGCTCATGTTCATTGGCTACAAAGGCAGAGTAAATAGGCCTGGACGAAATGGCCAACTTGTTTGTTGTCCATGACATTCAAATATTGGCTCTGTGTTTTAGAGCATTTTGGTGCGTCCACAGCTCCACAGCAGATTTGGATGTGTTTTCTAATGCAGCAGTAGTATGTGGTGACAGCTGTACTAGCACTTTAAAGAGGGAACTTCAACCAAGAGCTGCCAACATGAGACTGGTGATGCAGAGGACTTTagaagagaaacacagactGTTTGCAAGGCAGGATGtttgacacagacagagacagagctgctGTGTTTCACTGCAGTTTGCTCCCCTGCTAGGGAACATGACCACACATGATAAGGACATTGTTTTAGTGTACACTGAATGTGAATCACACTCATCCTCTAGAAGTGTTTATCAAATCAAACCACATATAGATCTACAGGTTCGGAAGCAGTACTGTTTTCCATCAACGAAGATGGgatagaagtaaaaaaaatgaagggggaATATAAAAACTTgcactgtgttttgtgtgagtgtttgcgtgttgtaaataaataataagctCTTCAAAATAGATActagataaaataaaactttcataCTCTCTGAGGAAATAAGGAAATaagcaaaaaggaaacagtaaaGGTCAtggtacaagaaaaaaaagaacaaaaagtaTGACtaagagcagcagaaactacTGAGTctagtaaatacagtaaataaaaaaagatgtacattttatatgatctatatgaaaatgtct is a window of Xiphias gladius isolate SHS-SW01 ecotype Sanya breed wild chromosome 24, ASM1685928v1, whole genome shotgun sequence DNA encoding:
- the LOC120786391 gene encoding uncharacterized protein LOC120786391; this encodes MAAAKPQRHSACGQVTLAKRSQGPDCTSAPQEMIRQTMERETFAKPGASQREEMLTIQVKNTMLHLNGQNLRLAAKNGRISKTPGLHLSATHGKEAVGHLTTSPPTQEGTAQLDLLLLKSPRPDLEREAENQPVRHPLKLAPLDLPEEVREAQRQKLKFIQQEAKPASCKIDVTLNEPQTRKVKSCVRQRPLKAAVCPSAPSTQPLKAQQQNRPQLTRSSPIEQNGDRHLEDVVCRGTQAPLCSKPAPPLLSARFKAQAARGGEATRQNPSMLQQETGMRRMRLRRAQCLEEDQCNSNTSTGGLSADEGRLAQSVQGKGQRAERALRGQPHAGKSIQGPPAASWEYGSIRKSHQDDCSQLSAGCTLNRQSAEVGSSAHALDGVKTSASNWRLKRKKPLITKHNNAVPVERLQL